In the Pseudoliparis swirei isolate HS2019 ecotype Mariana Trench chromosome 21, NWPU_hadal_v1, whole genome shotgun sequence genome, one interval contains:
- the shbg gene encoding sex hormone-binding globulin: MAVLCNAMAGGLLLTLSLSLLRWGVEGQGKKEVSGGATIYLGQDRDIWRPLIHITVNLSEISSIKSSFHLRTFDPEGVVFYGDTKNGQDWFILSLKDGIPLMQISRGDSRVSVAGGPKLNDGKWHTLEVSNQDPFVILEVDGSNKLVVGMQSRETVKVLSGELRLALGGILIDKEKMLVQFEPHMDGCVRRGSWLNLSVPWEVEAEELWPCYQDVRPGSYFPGTGLAIFNTSVFPMEADLGVKTELWGDFSKMDGTIFSIKAPGHKLMFALVANNNTKEITLTLGEEKIRMKDTFKRLVITFQANSLQVFQDEDESETTTLPIGPGSQPGYSATWGAGHLAFGGLLGEEEDNVGSQFLTGCLEKIQVQGKDLDLDLAVKHMSISSHSCPA, translated from the exons AAAGAAGTATCGGGCGGGGCCACCATCTACCTCGGCCAGGACAGAGACATCTGGAGGCCCCTGATCCACATCACAGTAAACCTCAGTGAGATCAGCAG TATCAAGTCATCCTTTCATTTACGGACGTTTGACCCAGAAGGTGTCGTTTTCTACGGCGACACCAAAAACGGGCAGGACTGGTTTATTCTGTCCCTGAAAGACGGCATCCCCCTGATGCAGATCAGCAGAGGGGACAGCCGGGTCAGCGTGGCCGGGGGCCCCAAGCTCAATGACGGGAAATGGCACACA CTGGAGGTGAGCAACCAAGATCCCTTTGTGATTCTGGAGGTGGACGGCTCCAATAAGCTGGTGGTCGGCATGCAGTCCAGAGAGACGGTCAAGGTCCTCTCAGGTGAACTTCGACTGGCCCTGGGTGGGATCCTGATCGACAAAGAGAAGATGCTTGTTCAG TTTGAGCCGCACATGGACGGCTGTGTGCGGAGAGGCAGCTGGCTCAACCTCAGCGTGCCCtgggaggtggaggcggaggagctgTGGCCCTGCTATCAAGACGTACGACCCGGCAGTTACTTCCCCGGCACTGGATTGGCTATTTTCAACACCTCAG TTTTCCCAATGGAAGCAGACCTTGGGGTCAAGACTGAATTGTGGGGAGATTTCAGTAAGATGGATGGGACCATTTTTAGCATCAAGGCTCCTGGGCACAAGCTGATGTTTGCTTTAGTGGCCAATAATAACACAAAG GAAATCACACTTACTTTGGGCGAAGAAAAGATTCGTATGAAAGACACTTTCAAGAGGCTGGTCATAACCTTTCAGGCTAATTCACTGCAAGTGTTTCAAGATGAAGATGAATCAGAGACGACAACGTTACCCATCGGCCCCGGGAGCCAGCCCGGGTATTCGGCCACATGGGGAGCGGGTCATCTGGCTTTCGGAGGTCTCCTAG gtgaagaagaggacaaTGTTGGCTCCCAGTTCTTGACAGGCTGTCTAGAAAAGATCCAGGTTCAGGGGAAGGATTTGGACCTGGATCTAGCTGTCAAACACATGTCGATCTCATCTCACAGCTGCCCTGCATAG